The sequence GAAAAAACCAAGAAACGACCGTTCACTCCTTAATCGTGGTCTGTTAAGCAATTTCGTTACAACCGAAGAATCTTTACAGCGCGTGCGGCTTAATCCTACATAGACGGCCGGGTGGGGTTTCATCTTGGAGCGAATCGGATTGGCGCCTGAAGTTGCACCTACAAGACCCCCCCGCCCTAAAAAGCTGGGGACGGCGCAACCCTCGGGTTTTCGTCATCACGGTATCACTCTGATATCAAAACATTGATTTCCTGGAAACTGCAGGTCATCATGGAGAAGCAGTTGCCAAGCACCGCTTACCGGTCCACGGCACGCCGGGACAGGTTGCAGGTGAAAAGCAACCGCAAAAGAACGAAGTTACGCATTCCAGAATGCGGGGCTTTGGCCCTTACGGTCTTTGAAAAATTCGTCGTCGGTAGATCGGGAGCATGAGCTTTGGGCGTCCTTGGCGCTTGGCTTGCCCCGGCTGGCCGGTGGGAGCTCGCAACTCGGAGCTGTTTTTCACTACTCAGCTCCAGTCGTAAGAAATTGATTGCTAAGGGTTTAGCGCTGCATTCACTACTCTAAGTAATGGGGGGCCTGCATGGAACAAGGGTTTCAAAACCGTACTCGGTGGTTGGTACTCAATCATGAAACAGCTCTGCCCTAGCCATACCGGACGCGCACTGAAGAATCTCCCTTAGAGCTTGGCCTGCCCCGGCTGGCAGTTGGAGCTTGCAACTTGGAGCTGTTTTTAACTACCAGCTAGTCCCTCATGCGGAGTTGATCTTCGCCAATAATGACAAGGGTCAGACGCGATTTGAAACACTCCAAACACCTGCTAGCAAGTGGGGTTGGGGGTCGCCCACAATCTTCCGAAAATCCGCATTGATCTGCGGCGAAGAGCTTTTGCGGTTGCTTTTACTGAGTACTGACAACTGAGTACTGTATTACTACGCTTTTCGCGCCGGTGTTGCCGCCAGCTTTTCGATGGGTGGATAAGAAGCTGGGGCGGCCAGAGTTCGCTCGGCGGGTTGCGACTTGCTTTCAATCGCTTTGACCATCAGTTCGAGGGCAATCCCCGAAGTGGGCGGATTGACCACCGACGCCGCCAGCAACCCCTTGCGCACCCACTCCTGTCCCGCTCCCGGACAGTAATCGCAACCAATATAGGGCAGACCGGCCCAGCGCTCGCGCTCTGCGCCGCGCGTCTCAGCTTCAAACGCCTTTCTTGCGCCTATGGCCATGTCGTCATTTTGTGCGGCTACCAAATTCACCGGGGTCTTGTGCGAAGTGCTTAACTGAAGCCATCGGCTCACGGCGTTATATCCGCTTTGCTCGCTCCAATTGCCGATCAGTGTCCTCACTTGCACGTTGGCTGGCTTGGTGGATTGCATCTCGCTTAAGCGCAACTGTGCAATGGAGCTGACGCTGGGGCCAAGCAGGTATAAAACCAGGCCGCCCTGAGGAAGCATTGCGCCCATCTGCCGTCCCTGCAGCCGCCCGATCTCCGCGTTATCGGTACCGACGGAAAAAATTGGGGAGTTATAGCTCTTACGCAACTCCGCTGTGTATTCGCATTCACGATTCAGCACCGCCCATCCAATGCCGGCGGCAGCGGCCTGCCGCGCCACTTGCAGCAGGGTTGTCCCCACCGGGTAACAAACGATTCCGTCCGGACGGGAATCCTTGGCAGGCAAGTGAATGGCGTTCAGCAGTTGTTCGCTGAGCGAAATCGCATCATTGTTTGCGTACAGGATTTCTACGTCAATCCCAAGCCGCTGGGCGGTATCCCGGGCAAAGGATTCCTGCAGCTTCTGATAATGATTTTCCGTCGTCAAAAGCGAAACCAGAAATCTGAGTTTTTTCATGGTTGCAACCACATCAAGACGCTATGCGGATTTGCTCTCAATGGGCCATATTCCTTTTAAGGATAGATTGACTTTGGTCTGCGTATCCTACCCCGGAGTCCGGCAAAACTCAATTGTGCAGTGGCATTAATTCGCAACTCGCTTCCGGGATGGTTTTCAGTTTGTGTGGCCTTGCATGTCTGCTCGATCCGGAGTTTTGACCCCAACGTCGGGTAGCTTGTAGTATGGAAAGGAAAATTATCTGCTCATTTGCGGGCGCTTAACTCAGCGGTAGAGTGCCATCTTCACACGGTGGAAGTCATAGGTTCGAATCCTATAGCGCCCACCAATAACCTATTGAATCCATTGAGCAAAAGGCCGAGGCGCCCCGCCTAGGCTCTCGGCTTCTCATTCATAAAGACTTTTCTCATTACATTCCGTCTAACAGCGGAGCTCGAATAACCCGTGCCTTCCCAACGCCTCATATCGCGCCTGCTTTTTGTTGGCCTGCTGGTGACCGCCGTCACTGAGGTGCACGCCGTCGTGTCAGACGATGTTCGGTCGGGTAATCTTCACTCGAACGAGACCCCGTCTGCTGCTGTGGTTACGATCCCCAGGCTTTCTGGAATTCCCAGATTAGAAGATTTTCTCACCATGGAGCCCGCGCCCGGCGTAGCGCAGCAGATGACCAAGGTTGAGAACTTCATCCAGCACGACCCCAAGGATGGCGCGCCTGCCCAGGAGCGGACCGAAGTCTACATTGGCTACGATGCCAAAAATTTCTATGCCGTCTTCGTCTGCTTCGATAAAGAACCGGGAAAGATCCGTGCGCGCATGACCCGCCGCGAAGATATCGGTCCTGAGCACGACGAGGTTCAGCTCTATCTCGATACCTTCAACGACAAGCGCCGCTCCTTCGGCTTCATGATCAATCCCCTGGGCGTGCAATACGATTACATCTGGACTGAAGATAACGGATACGACTCTTCCTGGGACACGGTTTGGGATTCATCCGGCAAAGTCACCAGCGAAGGTTACGTTGCCATGATGTCCATTCCGTTCAGGAGCCTGCGCTTTCCCAATGTGGAAGAGCAGACCTGGGGCATCCTGTTTCAGCGGGTGGTGCCACATGATAACGACAATAGCTTTTTTCCGCATGTCTCCAGCAGCATTCAAGGCAGGCTCAATCAGGAGGCGCAACTCAAGGGGCTCACCGGCATCAACCCCGGACGCAATTTTCAGTTGAACCCTTACGGAGTCACTGGCGCGTTTCGTGCGCTCGATCAGCGCGACCCTAACCATCCCTTCATCGCCGGCAACCATCTCGGCGGGACCGCCGGTCTCGACGGCAAGCTGATTATCCACGACAGCCTGGTGCTCGATTTTACCGTCAACCCAGATTTCCGCCAGCTTGAAAGCGATCAGCCGCAAAACACCGTGAACCAGCGCTTCGAGGTCTTCTTCCCGGAAAAGCGGCCGTTCTTCCAGGAGGGCGCGAGCTTCTTTAGCACTCCGGTGAACCTTTATTTCACGCGCCGCATTGAGGCCCCATTTGCCGGGTTGAAGCTCACGGGCAAGCTTGGGCCTTACGGAATCGGCGTGCTCGCGATTGATGACCGCGGCCCCGGCCGCAGCGTTCCCGATGGCGATCCGTTGCGCCGCAAGCGCGCCTACTTCACCGTAGGCCGCCTGACGCGTGATTTGTGGAAGCAGTCTCAGGTGGGTGTGTTCTACAGCGACCGCGAGATGAGCGCGGTCCCAGCGGACCGGTCCCTGTGCCAGAGCAATGCTTGTATAACGAATTCCAATCGCGTGGGCGGCGCCGATTTCACCTTCCATTTTGGGGATCACATTCAGACCCTCGGACAGGTTGTTGCCAGCACCAACGACCAGGCCGACGGCAAACACTTGGCTGGGGCGTGGTATCACTGGTACGCCTCTTATAACGGCCGGCACGTTTTTTATGATGTCCGCTATGAAGATGTTACCCAAAACTTCGTTACACTCACTGGGTTTTTCCAGCGGCCCGATAACCGTCACGAAAGCCAATTCGGCTCTTACACTTTCCGTCCCGAGGGGAAGATCCTGACCTCCTACGGCCCGCAGCTCTACCACAGAATGGAGTGGGACCATCACGGCACGCAGCTCAACTATGACTATGAGCCTGGTTTCTTTGTGAACCTGAAGGCCAACACCAGTTTCACGTTCTGGCACGGATACAGCCATGAAACCCTGCGTCCCGCGGATTTTTCCAGTCTTGCACGCAACACCAACTTCGTGGAGGATTACACCGGCTTCCAGCTCAACAACAGCTATTTGAAGCTGGTGACCTTCAACGGGTCGCTAAATTGGAACAAGGTCGTCAACTTCAGTCCACCAGGCAGCCTGCCGCCCTTTCGTGCCAATGAGGTCAACGGCAACCTGACCGCAACCGTCCATCCCTGGAACCCATTGACGGTTGATAACAGCTACATCCTCGAGCGGCTGACCACGCGCACCACGCCCGAGCAGGGCATCCTGACCGCCCACATCATCCGCTCCAAGTGGAACTATCAGTACAACCCACGGCTCTCCTTCCGCACCATCTTCCAATATGATGGCCTGCTGCGCAACCCGCTCAACACCAGCCTGGATCAAACCAAGAACTTCAACACCGATTTCCTCGTAACCTACCTCGTGCATCCTGGGACGGCGTTCTACGTGGGTTACAACAGCAATCTGGAAAACCTGGATCCGTTCGCCATCAGCAACCATACGGGCTTGCTGCGCACCAACCGAAGCTACATCAACGACGGCCGCACCGTGTTTGCCAAGATTTCTTACCTGTTCCGGTTCTGACCCACTAGCCAGTCTTCAAGTGGCATTGTTCGAATCTCCATCATTCTGTTATCTTCGGTGTCGCCAAGCCGAAGGAATTCTTATGCGCCAGTTTAATTGTGTGCTGTTTTTGAGCTGTTCATTCCGTTCATATTTACGCTTGATTCTGGCATTGGTGATGATGGTTGCCACGGCCCTCGCGCCGGTTACAGCGGCCCCCACCGGTCCGGCGAGAACGGCCATACCGGTCAAAGTCCTCGCACTGCGCACGGAATACAAGGAGAATCCGCTCGGCATTGACAGCCGTCAGCCTCGGCTGAGTTGGCAACTGCAGGGTGAAGGACGCGGAATCGAGCAGTCGGCATATCAGGTGCGTGTGGCACAGAGCGAACCGGAGCTGCGCTCAGGCCGCCCTCTGATCTGGGATTCAGGCCGGGTGAACTCGGATGAATCCGTTCACCGGCCCTATGACGGTCCGCCGCTGCAATCTGGACGGCGATACTACTGGCAAGTACGCGTTTGGGATGAAAAGAGCACGGCTTCCGACTGGAGCGCACCGGCTTACTGGGAGATGGGTCTGCTTCAGCCATCGGACTGGCACGCCGATTGGATCGAGCCAGCCTTGAATGATACGTCGGGCGGGCCTGCGCCCATGCTCCGCCGCGAATTCAAGGTGTCGGGCGCTATCCTGCGCGCACGGGCATACGTTACCAGCCACAGCCTCTATGAACTAAATCTGAATGGACACCGCGTCGGCGATCAACTTTTCACACCCGGTTGGACCAGTTATGAAAAGCGAATCCAGTATCAAACCTATGATGTAACCGATCTCGTGAAGACCGGCACGAACGCCGTTGGCATAGTACTTGGCAGCGGATGGTATCGCTTCAAGGGCCGCCGCATTTACGGTGATCACCTCGCTGCCCTCGTGCAAATCAACATCACATACAAAGATGGGCACGAAGAGGTGGTTCGTACTGATCAGAACTGGAAATCAGCGACGGGGCCAATCCTGATGTCTGAGATTTACGACGGCGAGACCTACGACGCCCGCCTGGAAAAGACAGGTTGGACCATGCCAGGTTATGACGATGCTCAGTGGGCCGGTGTCACAACCGCCAATTACCGCAAAGACGATCTCTTCGCTCCCGCTGGTCCGCCGGTTCGCCGAATAGAAGAGATCAAGCCGGTGAAGATCATCAAGACACCGGCGGGCTTGACAGTCGTGGACATGGGCCAAAACATGGTCGGATGGGTACGGCTCAACGTGCAGGGACCAGCGGGAACGACGGTGATACTCCGCTACGCCGAGGTGCTCGACCAGCAGGGCAATTTCTACACTGAGAACCTGCGGAATGCCAAGGCAACGGTACGCTACACGCTGCAAGGTGGCCCTCCGGAAACGTTCGAACCCCATTTCACGTTTCAAGGTTTCCGTTATGTCGCAGTTGACGGCTATCCTGGCGAGCTAACGCCCGACAGCCTGACCGGTGTGGTCATCCATTCGGAGATGGCGCCGACCAGCGACTTTGAAACTTCCAGCAAGCTGATCAATCAACTCCAGCACAACATCCTGTGGGGACAGAAAGGTAACTTCCTCGATGTCCCAACCGACTGTCCGCAACGCGACGAACGCCTTGGCTGGACGGGCGATGCCGAGGTCTTCGCTCGTACCGCCGCCTTCAACATGGATGTTGCCGGGTTCTTTACCAAGTGGCTCAGAGATGTGGCTGCGGACCAGTACAAGGACGGCCGCGTGCCAACGGTCATTCCCGATACGGGAAATCAGAGCCAGCCGCCGCGGCCCGCAGCCGCGTGGAGCGACGCCGCGGTGATCATCCCCTGGACGATGTA comes from Terriglobales bacterium and encodes:
- a CDS encoding substrate-binding domain-containing protein translates to MKKLRFLVSLLTTENHYQKLQESFARDTAQRLGIDVEILYANNDAISLSEQLLNAIHLPAKDSRPDGIVCYPVGTTLLQVARQAAAAGIGWAVLNRECEYTAELRKSYNSPIFSVGTDNAEIGRLQGRQMGAMLPQGGLVLYLLGPSVSSIAQLRLSEMQSTKPANVQVRTLIGNWSEQSGYNAVSRWLQLSTSHKTPVNLVAAQNDDMAIGARKAFEAETRGAERERWAGLPYIGCDYCPGAGQEWVRKGLLAASVVNPPTSGIALELMVKAIESKSQPAERTLAAPASYPPIEKLAATPARKA
- a CDS encoding DUF5916 domain-containing protein, whose protein sequence is MPSQRLISRLLFVGLLVTAVTEVHAVVSDDVRSGNLHSNETPSAAVVTIPRLSGIPRLEDFLTMEPAPGVAQQMTKVENFIQHDPKDGAPAQERTEVYIGYDAKNFYAVFVCFDKEPGKIRARMTRREDIGPEHDEVQLYLDTFNDKRRSFGFMINPLGVQYDYIWTEDNGYDSSWDTVWDSSGKVTSEGYVAMMSIPFRSLRFPNVEEQTWGILFQRVVPHDNDNSFFPHVSSSIQGRLNQEAQLKGLTGINPGRNFQLNPYGVTGAFRALDQRDPNHPFIAGNHLGGTAGLDGKLIIHDSLVLDFTVNPDFRQLESDQPQNTVNQRFEVFFPEKRPFFQEGASFFSTPVNLYFTRRIEAPFAGLKLTGKLGPYGIGVLAIDDRGPGRSVPDGDPLRRKRAYFTVGRLTRDLWKQSQVGVFYSDREMSAVPADRSLCQSNACITNSNRVGGADFTFHFGDHIQTLGQVVASTNDQADGKHLAGAWYHWYASYNGRHVFYDVRYEDVTQNFVTLTGFFQRPDNRHESQFGSYTFRPEGKILTSYGPQLYHRMEWDHHGTQLNYDYEPGFFVNLKANTSFTFWHGYSHETLRPADFSSLARNTNFVEDYTGFQLNNSYLKLVTFNGSLNWNKVVNFSPPGSLPPFRANEVNGNLTATVHPWNPLTVDNSYILERLTTRTTPEQGILTAHIIRSKWNYQYNPRLSFRTIFQYDGLLRNPLNTSLDQTKNFNTDFLVTYLVHPGTAFYVGYNSNLENLDPFAISNHTGLLRTNRSYINDGRTVFAKISYLFRF
- a CDS encoding glycoside hydrolase family 78 protein translates to MRQFNCVLFLSCSFRSYLRLILALVMMVATALAPVTAAPTGPARTAIPVKVLALRTEYKENPLGIDSRQPRLSWQLQGEGRGIEQSAYQVRVAQSEPELRSGRPLIWDSGRVNSDESVHRPYDGPPLQSGRRYYWQVRVWDEKSTASDWSAPAYWEMGLLQPSDWHADWIEPALNDTSGGPAPMLRREFKVSGAILRARAYVTSHSLYELNLNGHRVGDQLFTPGWTSYEKRIQYQTYDVTDLVKTGTNAVGIVLGSGWYRFKGRRIYGDHLAALVQINITYKDGHEEVVRTDQNWKSATGPILMSEIYDGETYDARLEKTGWTMPGYDDAQWAGVTTANYRKDDLFAPAGPPVRRIEEIKPVKIIKTPAGLTVVDMGQNMVGWVRLNVQGPAGTTVILRYAEVLDQQGNFYTENLRNAKATVRYTLQGGPPETFEPHFTFQGFRYVAVDGYPGELTPDSLTGVVIHSEMAPTSDFETSSKLINQLQHNILWGQKGNFLDVPTDCPQRDERLGWTGDAEVFARTAAFNMDVAGFFTKWLRDVAADQYKDGRVPTVIPDTGNQSQPPRPAAAWSDAAVIIPWTMYISYGDKRILEEQYPSMVKWVEYERQRAGNEYIWKNDFQYGDWLAYAAPNSEARSYPGATTGKDLIATAFFAYSTDLLERTAQVLGKKDDAARYGDLLAKIKAAFRREFVTETGRVGENTQTAYALALQFDLLPDELRPLAAQRLAEDVRERKHLTTGFLGTPFLCHVLSRFGYLEEAYMLLNREQYPSWLYPVKQGATTIWERWDGIKPDGSFQDKSMNSFNHYAYGAIGEWMYRVMAGIEIDPEAPGYKHTLIQPQPGGGFTSVTASHLTMYGKVSSAWALKDNRFELTVEIPANTHATVRLPHAQLADVTESDQALANAGGIRAARQDGDSVLLEIGSGQYRFALNQRRGETAVR